In one Streptomyces sp. NBC_01288 genomic region, the following are encoded:
- a CDS encoding glycosyltransferase family 2 protein — protein sequence MTNRPPTLSVIVPCYNIEAYVPETVTSLINNARDEFEFLFVEDRSTKDKTYEALLELTKRLPNSRVIRHEKNGGLATARNTGIDEAAGRYLTFLDGDDWLAPGYLADLVDVIQRFDVDFVRTDHVTVTGVERAIQRSPEGRRHTPLDPRSSILPVDDTTMVDYPYAWAGVYHRRLLDRGLLRFHDGLRTAEDRPWIWELHRKAESYVAASLRGVFYRRGLAGSLTQIGDVRQLDFFRSFDLVLAELADDPEAAKLRKKALRNYCVVIAHQLLDRGRFERSVHAKLRQMAAEALGRMTETELNEALVGMGEERVHTLRRIRGGMKGVAA from the coding sequence GTGACCAACCGCCCCCCGACACTGTCCGTGATCGTCCCTTGCTACAACATCGAGGCCTATGTCCCGGAAACGGTGACCAGCCTGATCAACAACGCGCGGGACGAGTTCGAGTTCCTGTTCGTCGAGGACCGCTCGACCAAGGACAAGACCTACGAGGCTCTCCTGGAGCTGACGAAGCGGCTCCCGAACAGCAGGGTGATCCGGCACGAGAAGAACGGCGGCCTGGCCACCGCCCGCAACACCGGGATCGACGAGGCCGCAGGCCGCTACCTCACGTTCCTCGACGGCGACGACTGGCTCGCGCCCGGCTATCTCGCCGACCTGGTCGACGTCATCCAGCGCTTCGACGTCGACTTCGTGCGCACCGACCACGTCACCGTCACCGGCGTCGAGCGCGCCATCCAGCGCTCCCCGGAGGGCCGCCGGCACACCCCGCTCGACCCGCGCAGCTCGATCCTCCCCGTCGACGACACGACGATGGTCGACTACCCGTACGCCTGGGCCGGCGTCTACCACCGCCGCCTCCTCGACCGCGGCCTGCTGCGCTTCCACGACGGCCTGCGCACCGCCGAGGACCGCCCCTGGATCTGGGAACTGCACCGCAAGGCCGAGTCCTACGTCGCCGCCAGCCTGCGCGGGGTCTTCTACCGCCGGGGCCTGGCCGGTTCGCTGACCCAGATCGGCGACGTCCGCCAGCTGGACTTCTTCCGCTCCTTCGACCTGGTCCTCGCCGAACTCGCCGACGACCCGGAAGCTGCGAAACTGAGGAAGAAGGCGCTGCGCAACTACTGCGTCGTCATCGCCCACCAGCTCCTGGACCGGGGCCGGTTCGAGCGCAGCGTGCACGCCAAACTGCGGCAGATGGCCGCCGAGGCGCTCGGCCGGATGACGGAGACCGAACTCAACGAAGCACTCGTCGGCATGGGCGAGGAACGCGTCCACACGCTGCGGCGCATCCGCGGCGGCATGAAGGGAGTCGCGGCATGA
- a CDS encoding helix-turn-helix domain-containing protein, whose translation MIRTVFRSEDLPPADRLAAFDTFLHTCDPPMRVTSTPPHRFRATARTRDLGPVRILELTCSPAVIRRTTRLIHRSDPAVCAVVFPLRGTLTVSQAGHEALLHGQDFTFYDSSRPLRLRITSPEPATLLRVHVPWTLLPLPARRADRLLGTRLPAQEGLGALLTHFLTDLAAETCAYPAADETRVSAVALDLLAATLIHHLDGPPEPPEPELPARIASYVLEHVADPELTPRTVAAAHHISVSYLHRLFRTRDTTVTALIRHGRLERARRDLADRRLRETPVHRIAARWGFRDHSAFTRAFRTAYGVAPREYRETRTE comes from the coding sequence GTGATCAGAACGGTATTTCGGAGCGAGGACCTGCCACCGGCCGACCGACTGGCCGCCTTCGACACATTCCTGCACACCTGCGACCCCCCGATGCGCGTGACGAGCACGCCACCGCACCGGTTCCGGGCCACGGCCCGCACCCGCGACCTCGGCCCGGTCCGCATCCTGGAGCTGACCTGCTCCCCGGCCGTCATCCGCCGCACCACCCGCCTGATCCACCGCTCCGACCCCGCCGTGTGCGCGGTGGTCTTCCCCCTACGGGGCACCCTCACGGTCTCCCAGGCGGGCCACGAGGCCCTCCTGCACGGCCAGGACTTCACCTTCTACGACAGCTCCCGCCCCCTCCGCCTGCGGATCACGAGCCCGGAACCCGCGACCCTGCTGCGGGTCCACGTCCCCTGGACCCTGCTGCCGCTCCCGGCCCGCCGCGCCGACCGCCTGCTCGGCACCCGATTACCCGCCCAGGAGGGACTGGGCGCCCTGCTCACCCACTTCCTCACCGACCTGGCCGCCGAGACGTGCGCCTACCCGGCGGCCGACGAGACCCGGGTGAGCGCGGTCGCCCTGGACCTGCTGGCGGCGACCCTCATCCACCACCTCGACGGCCCGCCCGAACCTCCCGAGCCCGAGCTGCCCGCGCGGATCGCGTCCTACGTCCTGGAGCACGTCGCCGACCCCGAGCTGACCCCGCGCACCGTGGCCGCCGCCCACCACATCTCCGTCAGCTATCTGCACCGCCTCTTCCGGACCCGCGACACCACGGTCACCGCGCTGATCCGCCACGGCCGTCTGGAACGGGCCCGCCGCGACCTCGCCGACCGGCGCCTGCGGGAGACCCCGGTGCACCGCATCGCCGCCCGCTGGGGCTTCCGGGACCACTCCGCCTTCACCCGGGCGTTCCGCACGGCCTACGGCGTAGCGCCGCGGGAGTACCGCGAGACCCGTACCGAATGA
- a CDS encoding helix-turn-helix domain-containing protein encodes MTGRLVRLGAMPVWSAAFQPLELRRAARSTRKTGVDHYRLALLLEGEAVITCGRRETPLRAGDFYCDDGLRPHEIRTGPIRAVGAVVPEALLPLPRDNAHRMLGHRIPGRDLMAPLLARFLTQVMEHTGTYRPADGPRLATVLSSLVAALLARAAEPDPCPPLGPRAPLTPLIMAFIQQRLEEPELTPQSVAAAHSISLSYLHRLFEDESETVAAFIRRRRLERARFDLADPAQAGTPVHAVAARWGFARATDFARAFRAAYGIPPGDFRKHSHGSCGRIAT; translated from the coding sequence ATGACCGGACGACTCGTCAGACTAGGTGCGATGCCGGTGTGGTCGGCGGCCTTCCAGCCGCTGGAACTACGCCGGGCCGCCCGCTCCACCCGGAAGACCGGCGTGGACCACTATCGCCTCGCGCTCCTCCTTGAGGGGGAGGCGGTCATCACCTGCGGCCGACGCGAAACGCCCCTGCGCGCGGGCGACTTCTACTGCGACGACGGCCTACGACCGCACGAGATCCGCACCGGCCCGATCAGGGCCGTCGGCGCCGTCGTCCCGGAGGCGCTGCTGCCGCTGCCCCGGGACAACGCCCACCGGATGCTCGGCCACCGCATCCCGGGCCGCGACCTCATGGCCCCGCTGCTCGCCCGCTTCCTCACCCAGGTCATGGAACACACCGGCACCTACCGCCCCGCCGACGGACCCCGGCTGGCCACGGTCCTGAGCAGCCTGGTCGCCGCCCTGCTGGCCCGCGCCGCCGAACCCGACCCCTGTCCGCCGCTGGGACCCCGGGCGCCGCTGACCCCGCTCATCATGGCGTTCATCCAACAGCGCCTGGAGGAACCGGAGTTGACCCCGCAGAGCGTCGCTGCCGCGCACAGCATCTCGCTCAGCTATCTGCACCGGCTCTTCGAGGACGAGAGCGAGACCGTCGCCGCGTTCATCCGCCGCAGGCGCCTGGAGCGCGCCCGCTTCGACCTCGCCGACCCGGCCCAGGCCGGCACCCCCGTGCACGCCGTCGCGGCCCGCTGGGGCTTCGCCCGCGCCACCGACTTCGCGCGCGCCTTCCGCGCCGCGTACGGGATTCCGCCGGGCGACTTCCGCAAGCACTCCCACGGTTCCTGTGGACGCATTGCCACATGA
- a CDS encoding RICIN domain-containing protein: MKKLRLAAVGAVGALAASAGLMFPATAQAAPTYWQFQNAGFGTCLTAGDTGTAFATSCVGSNRQQWDFVGASGTFAQVRNRETGTCLTTDNKTTVNAVWMSTCNGATGQWWWYQGDSGHFFDDLGSAGEGYLRTSTVKDAVYATDNNQSTIPSSYYVWYGTHN; encoded by the coding sequence GTGAAGAAACTCCGTCTTGCCGCAGTCGGCGCCGTGGGCGCCCTCGCCGCGAGCGCCGGGCTGATGTTCCCGGCCACGGCCCAAGCCGCGCCCACGTACTGGCAGTTCCAGAACGCCGGGTTCGGGACCTGCCTGACGGCCGGGGACACCGGGACGGCGTTCGCCACGTCGTGCGTCGGGAGCAATCGCCAGCAGTGGGACTTCGTCGGCGCTTCCGGCACCTTCGCGCAGGTCAGGAACCGTGAGACCGGCACCTGTCTGACGACCGACAACAAGACGACCGTCAACGCCGTCTGGATGAGCACCTGCAACGGCGCCACCGGCCAGTGGTGGTGGTACCAGGGCGACAGCGGGCACTTCTTCGACGATCTCGGCTCGGCCGGCGAGGGATACCTGAGGACGAGCACCGTCAAGGACGCGGTCTACGCCACCGACAACAACCAGTCGACGATTCCCTCCTCCTACTACGTCTGGTACGGCACCCACAACTGA
- a CDS encoding TetR/AcrR family transcriptional regulator C-terminal domain-containing protein, with protein MSTERRTPLDRKRVADTALKLLNEVGLDGLSLRAIAKELDVKAPALYWHFKDKQALLDEMATEMYRRMVADARLAPEDTWQERLLKSNRGLRDALLGYRDGAKVFSGSRFTGTLHAVEMENTLRLFTEAGFTLAQAVRATSTSYLFTIGFVSEEQGVKPLPDERREGYDVDERARLMADFPLSAAAGAEIFEDYGRHFEEGLAVVVAGVEVWSGVR; from the coding sequence GTGAGTACGGAACGACGCACCCCCCTCGACCGCAAGCGCGTCGCGGACACGGCCCTGAAGCTGCTGAACGAGGTCGGCCTCGACGGGCTGTCCCTGCGTGCCATCGCCAAGGAGCTGGACGTCAAGGCGCCCGCGCTGTACTGGCACTTCAAGGACAAACAGGCGCTGCTCGACGAGATGGCGACGGAGATGTACCGGCGGATGGTGGCCGACGCCCGGCTCGCCCCCGAGGACACCTGGCAGGAGCGGCTGCTGAAGTCCAACCGAGGACTCCGCGACGCGCTGCTCGGCTATCGCGACGGCGCCAAGGTCTTCAGCGGCTCCCGTTTCACCGGCACGCTGCACGCCGTGGAGATGGAGAACACCCTGCGCCTGTTCACCGAGGCGGGCTTCACCCTCGCCCAGGCGGTCCGCGCGACCTCGACGTCGTACCTCTTCACGATCGGTTTCGTCAGCGAGGAACAGGGCGTCAAGCCGCTGCCGGACGAGCGCCGCGAGGGGTACGACGTAGACGAACGCGCCCGCCTGATGGCCGACTTCCCTCTGTCGGCCGCGGCGGGCGCGGAGATCTTCGAGGACTACGGCCGGCACTTCGAGGAGGGGCTGGCCGTAGTCGTGGCGGGGGTGGAGGTGTGGTCCGGGGTCAGGTGA
- a CDS encoding FAD-dependent oxidoreductase: MAEQVDVLIVGAGPTGLTLGIDLARRGVDALVVEKADVLFPGSRGKGIQSRTMEVFDDLGVIDAILAQGGAYPVGAVWQDGRKVGEHQMFDPSETDPDTPYGTTWMVPQWRTQEILLARLTELGGTVAFGREVTGFVQDETGVSVEFASGTAVRARYVVAADGGRSVVRRTLGIGMTGETVDPNPLLVADTRITGLDRDNVHVFPPRGDDGFLAVFPLAGTEDFQVIAQFPEGTDVDLSLDGIRKTVAGRTHLAPEDVTELRWASDFRPRAALADRFRQGRVFLAGDAAHVHSPAGGQGLNTSVQDAYNLGWKLGAVLRGEAPASLLDTYEEERLPNAAEMLGLSTKVHRGEVRRGEATRQLGIDYRESSLTTETRAAGEGIRAGDRAPTRTVAGVRLLDAFRGPHWTLLALGTKAPASAATGDSDAVRVVEGPAAETYGTGLFLVRPDGYVGWAGDTDEGLAKYAERFNLGLPNGS; encoded by the coding sequence ATGGCGGAACAGGTGGACGTACTGATCGTCGGCGCGGGCCCGACCGGCCTCACCCTCGGCATCGACCTCGCCCGGCGTGGCGTGGACGCGCTGGTCGTGGAGAAGGCGGACGTGCTGTTCCCCGGCTCGCGCGGCAAGGGCATCCAGTCGCGCACGATGGAGGTCTTCGACGACCTCGGCGTGATCGACGCGATCCTCGCGCAGGGCGGCGCCTACCCGGTCGGTGCGGTCTGGCAGGACGGCCGGAAGGTCGGCGAGCACCAGATGTTCGACCCGTCCGAGACGGACCCCGACACCCCGTACGGCACCACGTGGATGGTGCCGCAGTGGCGCACCCAGGAGATCCTTCTCGCCCGGCTGACGGAGTTGGGCGGGACGGTGGCCTTCGGACGCGAGGTCACCGGCTTCGTCCAGGACGAGACGGGGGTGAGCGTCGAGTTCGCCTCCGGTACGGCCGTCCGCGCCCGGTACGTCGTGGCCGCCGACGGCGGTCGCTCGGTCGTACGCCGGACCCTGGGGATCGGCATGACCGGCGAGACGGTCGATCCGAACCCGCTGCTGGTGGCGGACACCCGGATCACCGGCCTGGACCGCGACAACGTGCACGTCTTCCCGCCGCGCGGCGACGACGGCTTCCTCGCGGTCTTCCCGCTGGCCGGCACCGAGGACTTCCAGGTCATCGCCCAGTTCCCGGAGGGCACCGACGTCGACCTCTCGCTCGACGGCATCCGCAAGACCGTGGCCGGCCGCACCCACCTCGCCCCCGAGGACGTGACCGAACTCCGCTGGGCCTCGGACTTCCGCCCCCGGGCGGCCCTCGCCGACCGCTTCCGGCAGGGCCGGGTCTTCCTCGCCGGGGACGCGGCGCACGTCCACTCACCGGCCGGCGGCCAGGGCCTCAACACCAGCGTCCAGGACGCCTACAACCTGGGCTGGAAGCTGGGCGCGGTGCTGCGCGGCGAGGCGCCCGCGAGCCTGCTCGACACCTACGAGGAGGAGCGGCTCCCCAACGCCGCCGAGATGCTCGGCCTGTCCACCAAGGTCCACCGGGGCGAGGTCCGCCGCGGCGAGGCGACCCGCCAACTGGGCATCGACTACCGGGAGTCGAGCCTCACGACGGAGACCCGGGCAGCGGGAGAAGGGATCCGCGCCGGTGACCGCGCCCCAACCCGGACCGTCGCGGGCGTACGCCTCCTCGACGCCTTCCGGGGCCCGCACTGGACCCTCCTCGCGCTGGGCACGAAGGCACCGGCGAGCGCGGCGACCGGTGACAGCGACGCCGTACGCGTCGTGGAGGGCCCGGCTGCCGAGACGTACGGAACGGGCCTCTTCCTGGTCCGCCCCGACGGCTACGTCGGCTGGGCGGGCGACACGGACGAGGGCCTGGCCAAGTACGCAGAACGCTTCAACCTCGGCCTGCCGAACGGCAGTTAG
- the leuE gene encoding leucine efflux protein LeuE: MLGVIDLPTYLAGLVLIVLLPGPNSLYVLSVAARRGTRAGYTAAAGVWCGDTVLMTLSAAGVASLLQANAVLFGIVKYAGAGYLTWLAFGMLRAAWAMWRSRKERAAMEPAPVAEAAEERPYRRAFVVSLFNPKAILFFVAFFVQFVDPGYAYPALSFVVLGAFAQLASFLYLSALIFSGTRLATAFRRRRRLAAGATSAAGALFLGFALKLSLASSV; this comes from the coding sequence ATGCTCGGTGTCATAGACCTCCCCACCTACCTCGCCGGCCTGGTCCTGATCGTCCTGCTGCCCGGGCCCAACTCGCTGTACGTCCTCTCGGTCGCCGCCCGGCGCGGCACCCGGGCCGGGTACACGGCCGCCGCCGGTGTCTGGTGCGGGGACACCGTGCTGATGACGCTCTCCGCGGCCGGGGTCGCCTCGCTGTTGCAGGCCAACGCCGTGCTGTTCGGGATCGTGAAGTACGCGGGGGCCGGGTATCTGACCTGGCTGGCGTTCGGGATGCTGCGGGCCGCGTGGGCGATGTGGCGCAGCCGCAAGGAGCGGGCGGCGATGGAACCGGCGCCCGTCGCGGAGGCGGCGGAGGAGCGGCCGTACCGCCGTGCCTTCGTCGTGAGCCTCTTCAACCCGAAGGCGATCCTGTTCTTCGTCGCCTTCTTCGTGCAGTTCGTCGACCCGGGGTACGCCTATCCCGCCCTGTCGTTCGTCGTGCTCGGCGCCTTCGCGCAGCTGGCGAGCTTCCTGTACCTCAGTGCCCTGATCTTCAGCGGGACCCGGCTGGCGACGGCCTTCCGCCGCCGCAGGCGGCTCGCGGCGGGGGCCACCTCGGCGGCGGGGGCGCTGTTCCTGGGCTTCGCGCTGAAGCTGTCACTGGCCAGCTCGGTCTAA
- a CDS encoding L,D-transpeptidase family protein has product MGRRTTGRAKAIAAAVALSALVAVCGCTVQGTDADGGHHLPVRIKLPGSSGSSGTGGSGDGKSSASPSTGRAANVLWSRGDSGGDVRELQARLRQVDWLFDGPTGTYDDLTEQAVAGFQGKRGLPRTGETDSVTWQRLLKMTHEPGKWDLYLMGGQPAGAPDPRCLTGRVLCIDKTSRTLRWMIDGRTVSTMSVRFGAQYTPTRDGVFQVYWKARNWVSTLYHSPMPYAMFFSGGQAVHYSYDFSMRGYAGGSHGCVNVRDEAAIASLFAQVRTGDKVVVYQ; this is encoded by the coding sequence ATGGGGAGGCGTACTACGGGCAGGGCGAAAGCGATCGCCGCCGCGGTGGCCCTGTCGGCACTGGTGGCGGTGTGCGGCTGCACGGTGCAGGGCACCGACGCGGACGGCGGGCACCATCTGCCCGTCCGCATCAAGCTTCCCGGCAGCAGTGGCAGTAGCGGCACCGGTGGCAGCGGTGACGGGAAATCCTCCGCCTCCCCGAGCACCGGCCGCGCCGCGAACGTCCTCTGGTCGCGCGGGGACAGCGGCGGGGACGTGCGCGAACTACAGGCGCGGCTACGGCAGGTCGACTGGCTCTTCGACGGGCCGACCGGGACCTACGACGACCTCACCGAGCAGGCCGTCGCGGGTTTCCAGGGCAAGCGCGGGCTGCCGAGGACGGGCGAGACCGACAGCGTCACCTGGCAGCGGCTGCTGAAGATGACGCACGAGCCGGGCAAGTGGGACCTGTACCTGATGGGCGGCCAGCCGGCCGGCGCCCCCGACCCGCGCTGTCTCACCGGCCGGGTGCTGTGCATCGACAAGACGAGCCGGACCCTGCGCTGGATGATCGACGGGCGGACGGTGTCGACGATGTCGGTGCGGTTCGGCGCGCAGTACACCCCGACCCGCGACGGTGTGTTCCAGGTCTACTGGAAGGCCCGGAACTGGGTGTCCACGCTCTACCACTCCCCCATGCCGTACGCGATGTTCTTCAGCGGCGGCCAGGCGGTGCACTACTCGTACGACTTCTCGATGCGGGGTTACGCGGGCGGCTCGCACGGCTGCGTCAACGTACGGGACGAGGCGGCGATCGCGAGTCTCTTCGCGCAGGTACGGACCGGCGACAAGGTCGTCGTCTACCAGTAG
- a CDS encoding RNA polymerase sigma factor yields MLGDDAELTAAVLAAQDGDETAFRTVYRTVHPRLLGYVRTLVGDPDAEDVASEAWLQIARDLDRFSGDADRFRGWAARIARNRALDHIRMRGRRPAIGGDETELTGRAAESDTAGEAIEALATDNTLSLIAQLPQDQAEAVVLRVVMGLDAKTAAETLGKRPGAVRTAAHRGLKRLAELLGGDPESAAALDALPPQRDPRDRAVTSATVTHTRARTQKDM; encoded by the coding sequence GTGCTGGGGGACGACGCGGAGCTGACCGCCGCGGTGCTTGCGGCACAGGACGGGGACGAGACCGCGTTCCGGACTGTGTACCGCACGGTGCACCCACGGTTGCTCGGATACGTACGGACGCTGGTCGGCGATCCGGACGCCGAGGATGTCGCGTCCGAGGCCTGGCTCCAGATAGCCCGGGACCTGGACCGGTTCAGTGGGGACGCGGACCGGTTCCGGGGGTGGGCCGCCCGGATCGCCCGCAACCGCGCCCTGGACCACATACGGATGCGCGGCCGCCGCCCCGCGATAGGCGGCGACGAGACCGAACTCACCGGCCGCGCCGCCGAGTCCGACACCGCCGGCGAGGCCATCGAGGCCCTGGCCACCGACAACACCCTCTCCCTCATCGCCCAACTCCCGCAGGACCAGGCCGAGGCCGTCGTCCTGCGGGTGGTCATGGGCCTCGACGCCAAGACCGCCGCGGAGACCCTCGGCAAGCGGCCCGGCGCCGTCCGCACGGCCGCGCACCGCGGGCTGAAACGGCTGGCGGAGCTGCTCGGCGGCGACCCGGAATCGGCCGCGGCCCTCGACGCCCTGCCGCCCCAGCGAGACCCGCGCGACCGCGCGGTGACGTCCGCCACTGTGACGCATACGCGCGCGCGGACGCAGAAGGACATGTGA
- a CDS encoding DUF1206 domain-containing protein: MATGSATARGQGQARRAANSKAVAAAARTGFVARGVIYVLIGVLSLRIAFFGGGKQADRGGAIAEIAQKPFGTVLLWLLGIALAGMSLWRLSEAAFGQAGPDGDKPGKRAMAAGRSVFYGFVAYSVLSYAGGDKGSGSGSSDKNSQDVTAKALDWPGGQWIVGIAGAAVTAAGVWIAVRALLRKFEKHLKTAEMSRTTRQVVVSFGVFGGTARGIVFATAGGFAIAAAVRHKPGEAKGMDDTLRTFAGTPAGPWLLALIAVGLMAFGVFSWANARWRDV; the protein is encoded by the coding sequence ATGGCTACTGGATCGGCAACGGCACGCGGGCAGGGACAGGCCCGCCGTGCGGCGAACAGCAAGGCGGTCGCGGCGGCGGCCCGTACGGGCTTCGTGGCCCGCGGGGTCATCTACGTACTGATCGGCGTCCTCTCCCTGCGGATCGCCTTCTTCGGCGGCGGTAAGCAGGCCGACCGGGGTGGCGCGATCGCGGAGATCGCCCAGAAGCCCTTCGGCACAGTGCTGTTGTGGCTGCTGGGGATCGCGCTGGCCGGGATGTCCCTGTGGCGGCTGTCCGAGGCCGCCTTCGGGCAGGCGGGCCCCGACGGCGACAAGCCGGGCAAGAGGGCGATGGCGGCGGGCCGTTCCGTCTTCTACGGCTTCGTCGCGTACTCCGTGCTCTCCTACGCGGGCGGGGACAAGGGCAGTGGCAGCGGCAGTTCCGACAAGAACTCCCAGGACGTCACGGCGAAGGCGCTGGACTGGCCCGGCGGGCAGTGGATCGTCGGCATCGCCGGTGCCGCGGTGACCGCTGCCGGCGTGTGGATCGCTGTCCGTGCGCTCCTGCGCAAGTTCGAGAAGCATCTGAAGACGGCGGAGATGTCCCGGACGACGCGTCAAGTCGTCGTCTCCTTCGGTGTGTTCGGCGGTACGGCCCGGGGCATCGTCTTCGCCACGGCGGGCGGCTTCGCCATCGCCGCGGCGGTCCGGCACAAGCCCGGCGAGGCCAAGGGCATGGACGACACCCTGCGTACCTTCGCCGGCACCCCTGCGGGACCCTGGCTGCTGGCGCTGATAGCGGTCGGCCTCATGGCCTTCGGGGTCTTCTCCTGGGCCAACGCACGCTGGCGCGACGTCTGA
- a CDS encoding RNA polymerase sigma factor SigF, which produces MTVTKTADAQTRVLPEIADPSQVAPKDARQLTRLFLDQLALLEEGTHEYQYARDTLIEMNITLVRYAASRFRSRGQDEMEDIVQVGTIGLIKAIDRFELTREVEFTSFAVPYITGEIKRFFRDTSWAVHVPRRLQEARVQLAKANEELRSRLGRTPTTKELSQLMCLSEEEVNEARLASNGYNSASLDAAINSGDDGEAALADFIGLDDNALELVEDFNALAPLIAELGDRERRIIHMRFVDELTQAQIGEHLGVSQMHISRLLNRTLAKLRAGMLTTN; this is translated from the coding sequence ATGACGGTGACGAAGACGGCGGACGCACAGACCCGGGTACTGCCGGAGATCGCGGACCCCTCACAGGTCGCCCCCAAGGACGCCCGTCAGCTGACCCGGCTGTTCCTCGACCAGCTGGCCCTCCTCGAAGAGGGCACGCACGAGTACCAGTACGCGCGCGACACCCTCATCGAAATGAACATCACGCTCGTCCGGTACGCGGCTTCGCGGTTCCGCAGCCGCGGCCAGGACGAGATGGAGGACATCGTCCAGGTCGGCACGATCGGGCTGATCAAGGCCATCGACCGGTTCGAACTCACCCGCGAAGTCGAGTTCACCTCCTTCGCCGTCCCCTACATCACCGGCGAGATCAAGCGCTTCTTCCGCGACACCTCCTGGGCCGTCCACGTCCCCCGCCGCCTCCAGGAAGCCCGTGTCCAGCTCGCGAAAGCCAACGAAGAGCTCCGCAGCCGGCTCGGCCGTACGCCCACCACCAAGGAACTCTCCCAGCTGATGTGCCTCAGCGAGGAAGAGGTCAACGAGGCACGGCTCGCCTCCAACGGCTACAACTCCGCCTCCCTCGACGCCGCCATCAACTCCGGCGACGACGGCGAAGCCGCGCTGGCCGACTTCATCGGCCTCGACGACAACGCCCTCGAACTCGTCGAGGACTTCAACGCCCTGGCCCCCCTGATCGCCGAACTCGGCGACCGCGAACGGCGCATCATCCACATGCGGTTCGTCGACGAACTCACCCAGGCCCAGATCGGCGAACACCTCGGCGTCTCCCAGATGCACATCTCCCGCCTGCTCAACCGCACCCTCGCCAAGCTCCGCGCAGGCATGCTCACCACCAACTAG